In the genome of Fusarium fujikuroi IMI 58289 draft genome, chromosome FFUJ_chr02, one region contains:
- a CDS encoding related to myosin heavy chain, with protein sequence MSESESFDVVQHEEAVASQSDAAATEPESPQATAPASPETPKEKAKENGESKPALKKPTTTSTTGTRRPGSTSTTAKPAAASTRAPGGLSKPPTRPPASAVRRPATSTSSASHRSRPSMSASEDDKKSTTSTASSARRTSSIVSSPGKTAERRTVGTTSSTTATRRPPSTSTTAPRTSTTRTAASPSTTATRTAATRSTAATPTASKRLSTSGSLTAASRTATRPAAASAESAKEIEALKAKLAEGESEIEALKAEVKNSEEKIAELTEKIGREATPTETDAKPIENNDEVIATLKSEHESAITALESQVSEANEKLRAAESDLEKLRADLDAAVSAKEASEIELDSLKKQLEAAQAENEEKLKSSQEALQKAIEENASKIEELKAALETEKTSAIKALEAKHKEDLEKGQTDASSHGNALAELKASHEAATAELQKKIDELTSSQSALESANDDRLKSEQEEHSSKISALEAHAAGTKAKLEAAENDAEAAKSEIQSLNGEITKLQSSLSEKETELEAAKQDLAKAQEEAASLKAAAEDAQKSLAEKEEEIAKVKEMHEERMKSISQDYETEIESLRGDAFFKRKYEELETQHNELQTSSSEAAEGHGKALEAAKAEHAAAVAALEEKEAEHQKNLDALRASHAEELESAKNSASGDHDAHIAELDSLKENHAKQLEVIKNEGASTHAEELESIKAAHASVLEALKKEHDEEKEKLVAGHKSELASVKDASETTHATEIARLMTELDNARESGETAHATELESLKAKLEAEKDASDKEHAEALAKAQEGIEAAKNAGDEAHAAEIAKLKADLETARDAAKKSLEAELETLRLELEETKKAGESKHAEELASLKAELETAKEEVEKARESNSQAIEMARYELEQKHADEVEKLLGFNSEVIERMKREGGDVKKELEEMTLAHTKAIEDMMAEHRSNNSHLEDKLAQQAASNAELEASLEAAQESLAKAQQEVEDLSQRLAQEKTERFTALAELEEAKNTKPDTSEADALKRELATTKKFHEDVVNSLDMEIKGTQNMLEERRSELIASQKQVESLTEDLALVKKELEASKAEAEASKKTASADYQDLSDSMTALVEEATNNTKDLQAKLDESVAKVEDNEKKIEILEAQLKVKEAEIAEAKANAAVAKPKGLSASRFANADDGDNAAANEDAAEGEEIDDHSSAALASISKARLTVKQMDTLDREMRDRNLLILKSITDVKSPKLGSEHHYEQQQFEQSQFS encoded by the exons ATGTCTGAGTCCGAGAGCTTTGACGTTGTTCAGCACGAGGAAGCTGTCGCTTCTCAGtctgatgctgctgccacTGAGCCCGAGAGCCCTCAGGCAACCGCTCCTGCGTCCCCCGAGACTCCCAAGGAGAAGGCAAAGGAGAATGGAGAGTCAAAGCCAGCCTTAAAGAAGCCTACTACAACCTCCACGACGGGTACCCGTCGACCTGGCTCTACTTCCACCACGGCCAAGCCTGCTGCGGCTAGCACTCGTGCCCCTGGCGGTCTGAGCAAGCCCCCAACCCGACCTCCTGCCTCGGCTGTTCGCCGTCCTGCGACATCGACTTCTAGCGCGAGCCACCGAAGCCGACCTAGTATGAGCGCCAGCGAAGATGATAAGAAGTCGACTACCTCCAccgcttcttctgctcgcAGAACAAGCTCTATTGTATCTAGTCCAGGCAAGACTGCTGAGCGAAGGACCGTTGGTACTACAAGCTCGACAACTGCTACTCGACGGCCTCCGTCGACATCCACCACGGCCCCACGAACTTCTACTACCCGAACGGCAGCTAGCCCTAGCACTACCGCGACACGAACCGCCGCCACTCGATCAACGGCCGCAACACCCACCGCCAGCAAGCGCCTCTCTACTTCGGGCTCCTTGACTGCTGCTTCCCGAACTGCAACTCgacctgctgctgcttctgcagaATCTGCCAAGGAAATCGAGgccctcaaggccaagctggCGGAGGGTGAGAGCGAGATcgaagctctcaaggctgaggtaAAGAACtcggaggagaagatcgCTGAGCTCACTGAGAAGATTGGTAGGGAGGCGACCCCTACCGAGACTGACGCAAAGCCTATTGAAAATAATGACGAAGTCATTGCCACTCTCAAGTCTGAGCATGAGTCTGCAATCACTGCTCTCGAGAGCCAGGTTTCTGAGGCGAATGAGAAACTGCGTGCTGCAGAGAGcgatctcgagaagcttcgaGCTGATCTTGATGCTGCTGTTAGCGCCAAGGAAGCAAGCGAGATTGAGCTCGACTcattgaagaagcagctcgagGCTGCTCAggctgagaatgaggagaaaCTCAAATCTAGTCAGGAGGCACTCCAGAAAGCCATTGAGGAGAATGCATCCAAGATCGAGGAGTTGAAGGCTGCCCTTGAGACTGAGAAGACATCTGCCATCAAGGCTCTGGAAGCAAAGCACAaagaggatcttgagaagggccAGACTGACGCTTCCTCTCACGGAAATGCTTTGGCTGAGCTCAAGGCTTCCCATGAGGCCGCGACTGCTGAGTTGCAAAAGAAGATCGACGAATTAACCTCTTCGCAGTCAGCCCTTGAATCCGCCAACGACGACAGACTCAAGTCTGAGCAGGAGGAACACAGCTCCAAGATTTCTGCTCTTGAGGCTCATGCCGCGGGGACTAAGGCGAAGCTGGAGGCTGCCGAGAATGATGCCGAGGCAGCCAAGTCTGAGATCCAGTCTCTCAATGGCGAGATCACCAAGCTTCAGTCCAGCTTGTCCGAGAAGGAAACTGAGCTCGAGGCTGCTAAGCAAGATCTTGCTAAGGCTCAAGAGGAGGCTGCATCCCTGAAAGCTGCTGCCGAGGACGCCCAAAAATCCcttgctgagaaggaagaagaaattgCTAAGGTCAAGGAGATGCATGAGGAACGCATGAAGAGCATTTCTCAGGATTACGAGACCGAAATCGAGTCTCTTCGAGGAGACGCCTTCTTCAAACGCAAGTACGAGGAGCTTGAAACACAACACAACGAGCTCCAGACTTCCTCTTCAGAGGCTGCTGAAGGCCACGGcaaggctcttgaagctgctAAGGCTGAACATGCTGCTGCCGTTGCTGctttggaagagaaggaggcCGAGCACCAGAAGAATCTCGATGCGCTCCGTGCCAGCCACGCTGAGGAGCTCGAGTCTGCAAAGAACTCTGCTTCAGGAGACCACGATGCTCACATTGCCGAGCTCGATTCTCTCAAGGAGAACCATGCTAAGCAGTTAGAAGTGATCAAGAACGAAGGTGCCTCTACCCATGCTGAGGAACTTGAGTCTATCAAGGCTGCCCATGCCAGTGTTCTAGAGGCTCTTAAGAAAGAGCACGacgaggagaaagagaagcttgTTGCCGGTCACAAGAGCGAATTAGCTTCTGTCAAGGATGCAAGCGAAACGACTCATGCTACTGAGATCGCTAGGCTCATGACGGAGCTTGATAATGCTAGGGAGTCTGGCGAGACTGCCCATGCTACTGAACTTGAGTCTCTgaaagccaagcttgaggccgagaaggatgCTAGCGACAAGGAGCATGCTGAGGCTTTAGCCAAGGCTCAAGAAGGCATCGAGGCTGCCAAGAATGCTGGTGATGAAGCCCATGCTGCTGAAATCGCCAAGCTTAAGGCTGACCTTGAGACTGCCAGagatgctgccaagaagTCGTTGGAGGCTGAGTTGGAGACCTTGAGGTTGGAACTCGAAGAAACCAAGAAGGCCGGCGAAAGCAAGCACGCTGAAGAACTGGCCAGTCTTaaggctgagcttgagaccgccaaggaggaggttgagaaagcACGCGAGTCCAACTCACAAGCCATTGAGATGGCCCGATACGAACTTGAGCAGAAGCATGCcgatgaggtcgagaagcttctcggaTTCAACAGCGAGGTCATTGAGCGCATGAAGCGGGAAGGTGGcgatgtcaagaaggaacTGGAGGAGATGACACTGGCGCACACCAAGGCTATCGAGGATATGATGGCTGAGCACAGGAGCAACAACAGCCACCTGGAGGACAAGCTCGCTCAACAGGCTGCTTCCAACGCTGAACTTGAGGCTTCCTTGGAGGCTGCTCAAGAATCTCTTGCCAAGGCTCAACAGGAAGTTGAGGACCTTTCTCAGCGACTTGCTCAGGAGAAGACCGAGCGATTCACTGCTCTTGCTGAGctcgaggaggccaagaacaCCAAGCCTGACACTTCCGAGGCTGATGCCCTCAAGCGAGAGCTTGCTACAACCAAGAAGTTCCACGAGGATGTCGTGAATAGCCTTGATATGGAAATCAAGGGGACACAAAACATGCTTGAGGAGCGAAGAAGCGAGCTTATAGCCAGCCAGAAGCAGGTTGAATCTCTGACCGAGGACCTTGCcctggtcaagaaggaactCGAGGCTTCCaaggccgaggccgaggcgAGCAAGAAGACTGCCAGCGCTGATTACCAAGATCTAAGCGATAGCATGACTGCacttgttgaagaggctACAAACAATACCAAGGACCTCCAAGCCAAGCTGGATGAAAGTGTGGCCAAGGTCGAGGAtaatgagaagaagatcgagatatTGGAAGCTCaactcaaggtcaaggaagCCGAGATTGCAGAGGCAAAG GCCAACGCTGCCGTTGCCAAGCCCAAGGGTCTCTCGGCCAGCAGATTTGCCAACGCAGATGACGGCGACAACGCTGCTGCGAACGAAGATGCAGCGGAAGGTGAGGAGATTGACGACCATTCCTCAGCAGCACTTGCTTCG ATAAGTAAGGCGAGACTCACAGTCAAGCAAATGGATACCCTCGATAGGGAAATGAGGGATCGCAACTTGCT GATATTGAAGTCTATCACGGATGTCAAGTCGCCAAAGCTGGGTAGTGAACATCATTACGAGCAACAGCAATTCGAGCAGTCGCAGTTCAGTTAA
- a CDS encoding related to phosphotyrosyl phosphatase activator PTPA, whose protein sequence is MTSATPPKHQTLEILDLSSPPAFTKPSKRINEGPDVARFLTSLAYRDIGTFILQLNHALCPRNQTSSPLPRTFPLNSKPPTSPSVQALQNLLAKVESFIDQAPPDPGPRRFGNVSFRKWYAIFEEHLDELLGEGLLGETLNIGDGKAKEEVSSYLLGGFGSVQRLDYGTGHELSFIAFLGCLWKLGYFKDGQQGGEIEREIVLKAIEPYLNVVRKLILTYTLEPAGSHGVWGLDDHSFMPYVFGSAQFTRPINDDEPMPLEGSVKGAPKPSDVTKAAVVEDQRQVNMYFSAIGFINDVKKGPFWEHSPILFDISGIRDGWGKINKGMIKMFNAEVLSKFPVVQHFPFGSLFSWDADPDAATPTQSVDMANQPTTAAPVPSGPGTTAPWAQAARMPVPPAAGIPYTRMPPPGPSSGSLARSPRGAAPTSESTSAQITVTKAPWARDS, encoded by the exons ATGACGTCCGCAACCCCTCCAAAACACCAGACTCTTGAGATCTTGGACCTCAGCTCCCCGCCAGCATTCACCAAACCCTCGAAGCGCATCAACGAAGGCCCCGACGTCGCACGCTTTCTCACCAGCCTCGCCTACCGCGATATAGGAACCTTCATCCTCCAGCTTAACCACGCCTTATGTCCTCGAAACCAAACGTCGTCACCCCTCCCCCGCACCTTTCCCCTCAATTCGAAACCGCCGACATCGCCGTCCGTCCAAGCTCTACAGAACCTTTTGGCAAAGGTTGAAAGCTTCATCGACCAAGCACCGCCTGACCCCGGCCCTCGACGATTTGGAAATGTCAGCTTCCGGAAGTGGTATGCTATCTTTGAGGAGCATTTGGACGAGTTGTTGGGAGAAGGGCTCCTAGGTGAAACCCTCAATATTGGCGATGGAAAGgcgaaagaagaagtctcTAGCTACTTACTTGGTGGTTTCGGCAGCGTTCAAAGACTAGACTATGGAACTGGACATGAGCTCAGTTTTATAGCATTCCTTGGCTGTCTATGGAAGCTGGGATACTTCAAAGATGGACAACAAGGAGGCGAGATCGAGCGCGAGATTGTCCTCAAGGCTATCGAACC ATATCTCAACGTGGTGAGGAAACTCATCCTAACCTACACTCTCGAACCCGCTGGTTCCCACGGCGTCTGGGGCCTGGACGATCATTCCTTCATGCCCTATGTATTCGGCTCTGCGCAATTCACACGACCTATAAACGATGACGAACCAATGCCTTTGGAGGGATCTGTCAAAGGTGCGCCGAAGCCTAGTGACGTTACCAAAGCCGCTGTTGTGGAGGACCAGCGACAGGTCAACATGTACTTTTCTGccattggcttcatcaacgaCGTTAAGAAGGGGCCATTCTGGGAACACAGTCCCATCCTTTTTGATATCTCTGGTATTCGGGATGGCTGGGGCAAGATTAACAAGGGTATGATCAAGATGTTCAACGCTGAAGTGTTGTCCAAGTTCCCAGTTGTCCAACACTTCCCATTCGGTTCGCTCTTCTCTTGGGATGCTGATCCAGATGCTGCAACTCCAACACAAAGCGTCGATATGGCGAACCAACCGACCACAGCAGCTCCAGTACCTTCAGGGCCCGGAACAACTGCGCCATGGGCTCAAGCTGCCAGAATGCCAGTTCCACCGGCAGCTGGGATTCCCTATACTCGAATGCCACCACCAGGACCCAGTTCAGGGTCACTTGCTAGGTCACCTCGAGGCGCTGCACCAACAAGTGAATCTACCAGCGCCCAAATCACTGTTACCAAAGCACCATGGGCTAGAGATTCTTAG
- a CDS encoding related to TOK1-voltage-gated, outward-rectifying K+ channel — MDDGDLGDNIQQETDIIEESVSHDRRIGNDDAHLAPNRWWFASSAFPMIAGTLGPVASAFSICALVRPWRQHYIPKQPLKEADFVADPIWLTVINAIQLGMAIISNIFLLLNMTRRVRFTIAQPLTIIGWYISAILLIALLATASGPLYEGFGHPKNELIWSQAFYYGIWAAILYFVDASLMVITFYGASVGHYPNDFNLTPSQRTLMLQTIMFLLYLLVGAVVFSNIENWNYLDTVYWADVTLFTVGFGDFTAQTNLGRALMMPYALVGVISLGLVIGSIRSLVLERGKKQVDARMEEKKRRRIVRTMTKKGQDEVLEPIREPRQQDSIGSQSAQSNNQLPATEYERRKAEFDLMRKIQAQTSYRRRWVAMGISTGVWLILWLLGAYIFVKCEEDYQGWKYFDGFYFCFVSLTTIGYGDVTPISNAGKSFFVFWSLLALPTMTVLISNAGDTVVKLIRDGTLRLGNVTILPGEDNFKSDLKYIINRCTFGLMYANYTEPPPLNREKKPASKNSSTDTSDSTTKKEEDKLDEYARGRPRRSETGEDDDPADPRPGQDRNNSTFTARVRRSLSRLRDAHEELPTGTNLHFLLISEIQVLMNHLKSSKPHKYSFEQWAWYLKLIGEDESNAETHGKAQPSSRHHHHNHPRRKKTNETAEGVEKDVVSDDTTAWSWVGNRSPLMGSQEETEWILDRLLERLRESLSVEGKKQVTADARRALGADRRRSPDDTYHRKKDGRKEDV, encoded by the exons ATGGACGACGGGGATCTTGGAGATAACATCCAACAGGAGACTGACATTATTGAAGAGTCTGTCTCTCATGACAGACGTATAGGAAACGATGATGCTCATCTGGCTCCAAA CCGCTGGTGGTTTGCTTCCTCAGCATTCCCCATGATCGCCGGCACCCTCGGTCCAGTTGCCTCAGCCTTCAGTATCTGCGCTCTCGTTCGCCCATGGAGACAGCACTACATTCCCAAACAGCCTCTCAAGGAGGCAGATTTTGTCGCTGACCCAATATGGCTCACCGTCATAAACGCTATCCAGCTTGGCATGGCCATCATATCAAATATTTTCCTCCTACTAAACATGACACGCCGTGTACGCTTTACCATCGCTCAGCCGCTCACTATCATCGGATGGTACATCTCTGCTATTCTGCTCATTGCCCTTCTAGCTACAGCCTCTGGACCGCTCTATGAAGGCTTTGGTCACCCCAAGAATGAGCTCATATGGTCGCAGGCCTTTTACTACGGCATATGGGCTGCCATTCTCTACTTTGTCGATGCTTCTCTTATGGTGATAACATTCTATGGAGCATCGGTTGGCCATTATCCCAACGACTTCAACTTGACGCCCAGCCAACGGACTCTCATGTTGCAGACCATCATGTTTCTCTTGTACTTACTAGTCGGGGCCGTTGTGTTTTCCAATATCGAAAACTGGAACTATCTCGACACTGTATACTGGGCGGATGTAACTCTATTTACCGTCGGTTTTGGTGATTTCACAGCTCAAACAAATCTCGGACGAGCTCTCATGATGCCATATGCTCTGGTCGGTGTCATCAGTCTTGGTTTGGTCATCGGTTCTATTCGcagtcttgtccttgagcgAGGCAAGAAACAAGTTGATGCCagaatggaagagaagaaacgcCGACGTATTGTCCGAACCATGACCAAGAAAGGCCAGGATGAAGTACTCGAGCCAATTCGAGAGCCCCGACAACAAGACTCTATTGGTTCCCAGAGTGCACAATCAAACAATCAGCTACCAGCGACAGAATACGAGCGTCGAAAGGCAGAATTCGATCTTATGCGTAAGATCCAAGCTCAAACATCATATCGTCGTCGCTGGGTCGCCATGGGTATCTCAACTGGCGTATGGCTTATTCTGTGGCTCTTGGGCGCCTATATCTTTGTTAAGTGTGAAGAAGACTATCAAGGGTGGAAATACTTTGATGGCTTCTACTTCTGCTTCGTCAGTCTCACAACAATCGGATACGGCGACGTGACTCCTATTTCGAACGCTGGAAAGTCCTTTTTCGTCTTTTGGTCTTTGCTTGCGCTGCCTACCATGACAGTCCTTATTTCAAACGCTGGAGACACCGTTGTCAAACTAATTCGTGATGGAACGCTTCGTCTTGGAAATGTCACTATTCTCCCAGGAGAGGACAACTTTAAGAGCGATCTCAAATACATTATCAACAGATGTACCTTCGGTCTGATGTATGCTAATTACACAGAGCCACCGCCCCTAAACCGGGAAAAGAAACCAGCTTCGAAGAACTCGAGCACTGATACTTCAGACTCGAcgaccaagaaggaagaagacaaactTGACGAATACGCCCGCGGACGACCTAGGCGCTCAGAAACtggggaagatgacgacCCAGCAGATCCGCGACCAGGCCAAGACCGGAATAATTCAACCTTCACAGCTCGAGTTCGTCGTTCTCTATCTCGCCTTCGAGACGCCCATGAGGAGTTGCCTACAGGAACAAACCtccacttcctcctcatttCAGAAATCCAAGTCCTCATGAACCACCTCAAGTCATCAAAGCCACACAAATACTCCTTTGAGCAGTGGGCATGGTATCTCAAGCTTATTGGCGAGGATGAAAGCAATGCCGAAACACATGGAAAAGCGCAGCCAAGCagtcggcatcatcatcacaaccacCCTCGTCGCAAGAAAACAAATGAGACTGCTGAGGGTGTTGAAAAGGACGTGGTCTCTGACGATACAACGGCTTGGTCGTGGGTAGGTAATCGGAGTCCGCTTATGGGGAGTCAAGAAGAGACCGAGTGGATTTTGGATAGACTACTTGAAAGGCTTCGGGAGTCTTTATCTGTCGAGGGGAAGAAACAGGTCACGGCTGATGCAAGGAGAGCTCTTGGGGCAGATCGTCGACGGTCGCCAGATGATACATATCATAGGAAGAAAGATGGAAGGAAGGAAGATGTATGA